Proteins from a genomic interval of Rubinisphaera italica:
- a CDS encoding sulfatase family protein → MSLRLNFCGGFLLALCACSCPVLLAAERPNILMIFTDDQGYHDVGCYGSEISTPNIDRLAAEGLKLTEFYAASSICTPSRFGLLTGQFAHRSQDHLLGALMFLSDRDAERGIHSQEVTYVSRLADAGYQTALVGKWHLGHGSKIFWPTKHGFDSFFGHTGGCVDFFTLNYGNQPDWYRGEELVDIEGYATDVITAEAVRVLNAHAGSERPLYLHIAYNAPHFGKGYDLQANSTVNVMQPKPDDLAKVAEIEDPLRRSFAAKVVGMDEGIGRILQRLDDLKMTKNTLVIFMTDHGGDPDYGGSNIPLRGGKATLYEGGLKVPCLIRWPGEIEPGSVSDDVTCAVDFYPTLLEIAGSDLGKQQLDGISLVPVFKGGQLPARPPLVFVTGAHQELSRKSWQAVRDGKWKWVQPPGKQGQLYNLETDPNEKYDVADKYPQIAERLNILVQQQIQ, encoded by the coding sequence ATGAGTTTGAGACTAAACTTCTGTGGTGGTTTTCTACTTGCCTTGTGTGCTTGCAGTTGCCCCGTGTTACTCGCCGCCGAGCGGCCCAACATTTTAATGATTTTCACGGATGATCAGGGTTATCACGATGTCGGCTGTTACGGCAGTGAAATCTCGACTCCCAACATCGATCGTCTGGCAGCAGAAGGCTTGAAGTTGACTGAGTTTTATGCCGCCAGCAGCATTTGTACGCCTTCCCGATTTGGTTTATTGACCGGCCAGTTTGCTCATCGTTCACAGGATCATCTGCTCGGGGCTTTGATGTTCCTTTCTGATAGGGATGCCGAGCGTGGCATTCATTCTCAGGAAGTCACCTATGTTTCTCGACTGGCCGATGCGGGATACCAAACGGCTTTGGTCGGGAAATGGCATCTGGGACATGGATCGAAAATTTTCTGGCCGACAAAACATGGCTTCGATTCGTTCTTTGGCCACACGGGAGGGTGCGTCGATTTCTTTACGCTGAACTATGGCAATCAGCCGGACTGGTATCGAGGTGAAGAACTGGTTGATATCGAGGGCTACGCGACAGATGTCATCACCGCGGAAGCGGTTCGAGTTCTTAATGCCCATGCCGGAAGCGAAAGGCCTTTGTATCTGCATATCGCATACAATGCTCCTCATTTTGGGAAGGGGTATGATCTACAGGCAAATTCGACCGTCAATGTGATGCAACCGAAGCCTGATGATCTGGCAAAAGTTGCTGAAATTGAAGATCCTCTACGACGAAGTTTTGCCGCGAAAGTAGTCGGTATGGACGAAGGAATCGGTCGCATCCTGCAGAGGCTCGATGATTTGAAAATGACGAAGAATACGCTTGTCATTTTCATGACGGATCACGGTGGTGATCCCGATTATGGGGGGAGTAACATTCCGCTTCGAGGTGGAAAAGCGACGCTGTATGAGGGAGGCTTGAAGGTTCCCTGCCTGATTCGCTGGCCAGGCGAAATCGAACCGGGTAGCGTATCGGATGACGTGACCTGTGCCGTCGATTTCTATCCCACACTACTGGAAATCGCAGGAAGTGATCTCGGAAAACAGCAGCTGGATGGAATCTCGCTGGTTCCAGTATTTAAGGGCGGGCAACTTCCTGCTCGCCCTCCTCTAGTTTTTGTAACGGGAGCACATCAGGAACTCAGCCGCAAATCATGGCAAGCGGTTCGAGATGGAAAATGGAAATGGGTTCAACCACCGGGAAAACAGGGACAGCTCTATAATTTAGAAACAGATCCCAATGAAAAATACGACGTTGCGGACAAGTACCCTCAAATTGCCGAGCGACTGAACATCCTTGTCCAGCAGCAAATTCAATAA
- a CDS encoding MerR family transcriptional regulator yields the protein MLSPKQIAEALQVSESSVKRWCDSGRLKTQYTSGGHRRVGTKSLLQFLRDSNKTLVHPELLGLPAFPADENADPEKLSEQLCEALLNLDETRSRQIISELYLSGLSVLQIMETIIVPALHLIGDRWQCGDVQIFQERRGCEIVTILIHDLRRMIDEPPAEAPQAIGGAVSGDPYKIPSLVIETVLKEIGWNATSLGENLPLETFASAIDALNPTMLWLSLSYLRDVNQFLQEYQTFYQKYGDRVAIIIGGRAATPELLKQMKFFSYCESAERLVELCQTWSTIQQPHQTS from the coding sequence ATGTTAAGTCCAAAACAAATCGCTGAAGCCTTACAGGTGAGCGAATCTTCCGTCAAACGCTGGTGTGATAGCGGTCGACTCAAGACACAATACACGTCTGGAGGGCACCGTCGTGTCGGCACAAAATCACTGCTCCAGTTCCTCAGGGACAGCAACAAGACATTGGTTCATCCTGAATTGCTTGGATTGCCTGCTTTTCCTGCCGATGAAAATGCTGATCCTGAAAAACTCTCAGAACAGCTCTGCGAGGCATTGCTTAATCTTGACGAAACTCGCAGCAGGCAGATCATTTCTGAGCTTTATTTATCCGGCTTGAGCGTTTTGCAAATTATGGAAACGATAATTGTCCCGGCATTGCATCTGATAGGTGATCGTTGGCAGTGCGGTGATGTTCAGATTTTTCAGGAGCGTCGTGGCTGTGAGATTGTCACAATCCTGATCCATGACCTTCGTCGTATGATTGATGAGCCCCCGGCTGAGGCTCCGCAGGCGATTGGCGGGGCAGTCTCGGGCGATCCCTATAAAATTCCTTCACTGGTTATTGAAACCGTGCTCAAAGAAATCGGCTGGAATGCGACCTCATTGGGAGAAAACTTGCCGCTGGAAACCTTTGCTTCTGCCATCGATGCTTTGAACCCCACAATGTTGTGGCTCAGCCTCTCTTATCTTCGAGACGTCAACCAGTTTCTCCAGGAGTATCAGACGTTCTATCAAAAATATGGTGATCGAGTCGCTATCATCATTGGCGGTCGAGCAGCAACGCCAGAGCTGTTAAAACAAATGAAATTCTTTTCGTACTGTGAATCGGCAGAGCGTCTGGTTGAACTCTGCCAGACCTGGTCCACGATCCAGCAGCCTCATCAAACTTCCTGA
- a CDS encoding fasciclin domain-containing protein, with the protein MKFSHVFVAGLALLSTAIAPVAACDKKADIVDTAVAADDFNTLVAAVQAAGLVEALKSEGPLTVFAPTDAAFAALPEGTVESLLKPENKDKLISILKYHVVAGKVMAKDVVKLKKAKTLNGSAVKIDAHDGVKINNATVIKADIVTSNGVIHVIDTVLLP; encoded by the coding sequence ATGAAATTTTCACATGTATTTGTAGCTGGACTTGCTCTGCTCTCGACCGCAATTGCACCAGTCGCAGCTTGCGACAAGAAGGCAGATATTGTCGACACCGCAGTCGCAGCAGATGACTTCAACACATTAGTGGCAGCAGTCCAGGCAGCTGGTCTAGTGGAAGCACTCAAAAGCGAAGGTCCATTGACTGTTTTCGCACCAACTGATGCAGCTTTTGCAGCTTTACCAGAGGGAACTGTCGAAAGCCTGCTCAAGCCTGAAAATAAAGACAAATTGATCAGTATTCTGAAATACCATGTCGTTGCAGGCAAAGTGATGGCCAAAGATGTCGTGAAATTGAAAAAGGCCAAAACTCTTAACGGGAGCGCAGTGAAAATTGATGCTCACGATGGAGTGAAAATCAACAATGCCACTGTTATCAAGGCAGACATTGTGACCAGCAACGGTGTCATTCATGTGATCGATACAGTTCTTCTCCCATAA